One Skermanella pratensis genomic window, ACAGCGCCGGCGAAGTCTGGCCGGCGACGGCGACGAACGGATAGACCGAGATGTCGGCGATCGTGTAGTCGCCGTCGACCAGGTATTCGGTCCGGCCCAGCTGGGTCTCCAGCGCCTGGTAGCAGCGGTGCAGCTCGGACTTGAACAGCTCGATCGCGTAGGGAAGCTTTTCCGGGGCGCGGACCGAGAAGCGGAACATGTCAACCGAGGTCGGGCCGACGTCGCTGACGCCGAAGGCAAGCCAGTTCCATACCTCCGTGCGGGCGCAGCCCTCGCAGGGAAGGAGGCGGCCGCTCTTCTCCGCCAGATACTCCAGGATGGCGCCGGACCCGAAAACCCGGCGGGGGGCGCCGTCCGTATCGGGATCGATCATGGCGGGGATCTTGCCGAGCGGGCTGATCTCCAGGAACTCGGGCTTCAAATTGTCGCCCTGCATGAGTTCCACCCGGATGACCTCGTAAGGCAACCCGATCTCCTCGAGCATGATCGAGGCCTTGTGCCCATTCGGGGTCGGGTAGCTGTAGAGCGTGATCATCGCGCGATCTTCTTTCCAAGCAGACTTGAACGGGCGTCTCCCGGCGCCCGCCGGCCCCTATGTTTGGCCCAATTCGCCTCGGAAGGCCAGAGGCCAGGAGAGTCCGGGGCGTTCAGATCGCTTTGGAGTGCCGCATCGCCGCGGTGTCGAGATAGGGGTCGAAGGCCGCGGCGACCGCCCGGACCAGGGGCCTGACCTCGTCCGGAATGGTGATCCGGTGACCGTCGATGCGGGCCAGCCCGTCGGCGGCGAGCGGGGCCAGCTTTTCCAGGTCCGGCTCGAACAGGTCGGAGGCGACGCCGTGGCGGGCCGCGACGGCGTCCAGGTCGACCGACAGGTCGCACATCAGGCGCTCGATCAGGTCGCGGCGCAACCGGTCGTCGGCGCTCAGCCGCTTGCCCTTGACGATCGGCGGACGGCCGGCGCGGACCGCCTCGGCGTACTGCTCCATCGCCGGATCGTTCTGCACATAGCCGTCGGGCAGCGCGCCGATCGAGGAGGCGCCGAAACCGATCAGCACGTCGGCGCCATCGGTCGTGTAGCCCTGGAAGTTCCGCCGCAGCGTGCCGTCGCGCTGGGCGATCGTGATCGGGTCGGACTCCAGCGCGAAATGGTCCAGGCCGATCTGATGGTAGCCGTTGTCGGCCAGCACGGCCGCGATGGCGTCGAACTGCTTCCACCGGCCGGAGGCGTCGGCCAGGACGGATTCGTCGATCAGCCGCTGGTGCTTCTTCATCCAGGGGACATGGGCATAGCCGAATACCGCCAGGCGCTCCGGCGTCAGCTCCATCACCCGCTCGGCGCTCTCCTCGCAGCTTTCCGGAGTCTGGTGCGGCAGGCCGTACATCAGGTCGAGGTTGATGTTGTCGATGCCGTTGCGGCGCAGCGCGCGGACCGCTGCTTCCGTCACCTCGAAGGGCTGCACGCGGTTGATGGCGTTCTGGACAGTGGCGTCCAGGTCCTGCACGCCCAGGCTGGCGCGGTTGACGCCGGCGCGGGCCAGCGCTTCGGGAGCGGCGCGGGTCAGGGTGCGCGGGTCGATCTCGACCGCGACCTCGCAGCCGGGAACGAGGTCGAAGCGGGTCCGCACATGGGCCATCAGCCGCTCGAAATCGGCCGCCCCGATCATGGTCGGGGTGCCGCCGCCGAAATGGACGTGGCGCACCGGCATGGTCCCGGGCAGCGCGTCGGCGACCAGGTCGACTTCCCGCATCAGCAGGTCCAGGTACTCGGCGATCGGATCGTAGCGGGCGACGATCTTCGTGTGGCAGCCGCAGTACCAGCACATGGACTTGCAGAACGGGACGT contains:
- the hemN gene encoding oxygen-independent coproporphyrinogen III oxidase, translated to MNSDLIAKYDGLRVPRYTSFPTAPHFGPQVQAGDYLAWLGGLPAGQELSLYFHVPFCKSMCWYCGCHTKIVARYDPIAEYLDLLMREVDLVADALPGTMPVRHVHFGGGTPTMIGAADFERLMAHVRTRFDLVPGCEVAVEIDPRTLTRAAPEALARAGVNRASLGVQDLDATVQNAINRVQPFEVTEAAVRALRRNGIDNINLDLMYGLPHQTPESCEESAERVMELTPERLAVFGYAHVPWMKKHQRLIDESVLADASGRWKQFDAIAAVLADNGYHQIGLDHFALESDPITIAQRDGTLRRNFQGYTTDGADVLIGFGASSIGALPDGYVQNDPAMEQYAEAVRAGRPPIVKGKRLSADDRLRRDLIERLMCDLSVDLDAVAARHGVASDLFEPDLEKLAPLAADGLARIDGHRITIPDEVRPLVRAVAAAFDPYLDTAAMRHSKAI
- a CDS encoding glutathione S-transferase family protein — its product is MITLYSYPTPNGHKASIMLEEIGLPYEVIRVELMQGDNLKPEFLEISPLGKIPAMIDPDTDGAPRRVFGSGAILEYLAEKSGRLLPCEGCARTEVWNWLAFGVSDVGPTSVDMFRFSVRAPEKLPYAIELFKSELHRCYQALETQLGRTEYLVDGDYTIADISVYPFVAVAGQTSPALFERYPHLKRWHDLVGSRPAVQRGMAVPE